A section of the Pseudomonas sp. Q1-7 genome encodes:
- a CDS encoding diguanylate cyclase yields MSDDAQRWKAKYLESLEQQEKLERRWDARLDLLRRGLVRSSLAAEGADKAVDQCMRELREIIRGEQMDAGLSALIPRLERAVLDSEQRRQQRVEQSVSALTGIAARLLELDLPRDVRKGLKQFAKRIDERARQPRELPALLAELGMLQGQALQALSSEDAQETRPGLLQRLFGASRDETPADDLPAPAPVDAAELKPPPPALAQDITPAPVASKPAVTDATPAAAPEAVPAAVPPVDIVAAPARSSVLDSLPLAASLITGDGDPEYALPGLPEPGYSAIAPHVADSLRSLLDELDLPEHHQPQAETLRQRLQGGLNWYELVPVLDDLGVLVLAVTDSGQREFAGYLKQLNQRLGLFLEQLSAAQEGYVESLDNARALDDQLREQVSGLQASVQDATDLDQLKHSLEQRLDGLLDTMSRYQQQRAVREHEVSERLQVLMTRVAAMEDEARSFHDNLELQRQKALVDPLTGLPNRAAWNERLEIELARQQRYGGELLLAVIDIDHFKRINDGFGHLAGDKVLKIIAGELGRRLRKTDFIARFGGEEFVLLLPSTPMAGARQLLENLRAAIEACPFHFKGERVSITLSAGLTERVAGEPGDVAFQRADQALYRAKHQGRNRIELALPPAPDGAPDSAGLPQPG; encoded by the coding sequence ATGAGTGACGACGCCCAGCGTTGGAAAGCCAAGTACCTGGAAAGCCTCGAACAGCAGGAAAAGCTCGAGAGGCGCTGGGACGCCCGTCTCGACCTGTTGCGCCGCGGCCTGGTGCGCAGTTCCCTGGCGGCCGAGGGTGCCGACAAGGCCGTCGACCAGTGCATGCGGGAACTGCGCGAGATCATTCGCGGCGAGCAGATGGACGCCGGTCTCTCGGCCCTGATTCCACGGCTGGAACGGGCCGTGCTGGATTCCGAGCAGCGCCGTCAGCAGCGCGTCGAGCAGAGCGTCAGCGCGCTGACCGGTATCGCCGCGCGCCTGCTCGAACTCGACCTGCCACGGGACGTGCGCAAGGGGCTCAAGCAATTCGCCAAGCGCATCGACGAGCGTGCCCGCCAGCCTCGTGAGTTACCCGCGTTGCTCGCCGAACTCGGCATGCTCCAGGGCCAGGCCCTGCAAGCGCTGTCCAGCGAGGACGCACAGGAGACCAGGCCGGGCTTGCTGCAACGGCTGTTCGGCGCCTCCCGCGACGAGACGCCGGCTGATGACCTGCCGGCACCGGCGCCGGTCGACGCGGCCGAGCTCAAGCCCCCCCCGCCGGCTCTGGCGCAGGACATTACACCTGCGCCCGTCGCCAGCAAGCCTGCCGTCACCGATGCGACACCCGCCGCCGCCCCGGAGGCGGTTCCGGCTGCAGTGCCGCCGGTGGATATCGTGGCCGCCCCGGCGCGCAGCAGTGTTCTCGACAGCCTGCCGCTGGCGGCCTCTCTCATCACCGGAGACGGCGACCCCGAGTACGCCCTGCCCGGCCTGCCGGAGCCGGGCTACAGCGCCATCGCGCCCCATGTGGCGGACAGCTTGCGTTCGCTGCTCGATGAGCTGGACCTGCCCGAACACCACCAACCCCAGGCCGAGACGCTGCGCCAGCGTCTGCAGGGCGGGCTCAACTGGTACGAACTGGTGCCGGTGCTGGATGACCTGGGGGTGCTGGTGCTGGCGGTGACCGACAGCGGCCAGCGCGAATTCGCCGGCTACCTCAAGCAGCTCAACCAGCGCTTGGGGCTGTTCCTCGAACAGCTCAGCGCGGCCCAGGAAGGCTATGTCGAGTCGCTGGACAACGCCCGCGCGCTGGACGACCAGTTGCGTGAACAGGTCAGCGGCCTGCAGGCCAGCGTGCAGGACGCCACCGACCTGGATCAGCTGAAGCACAGCCTGGAGCAGCGGCTGGACGGCCTGCTCGACACCATGAGCCGCTACCAGCAGCAGCGTGCGGTCCGCGAACATGAAGTGAGCGAACGCCTGCAGGTACTGATGACACGGGTGGCGGCCATGGAAGACGAGGCCAGGTCCTTCCACGACAACCTCGAACTCCAGCGCCAGAAGGCACTGGTGGACCCGCTTACCGGCCTGCCCAACCGCGCGGCCTGGAACGAGCGACTGGAGATCGAGCTGGCCCGGCAGCAGCGCTACGGCGGCGAGCTGCTGCTGGCGGTGATCGACATCGACCATTTCAAGCGCATCAACGACGGCTTCGGTCACCTGGCCGGCGACAAGGTGCTGAAGATCATTGCCGGCGAGCTTGGCCGGCGCCTGCGCAAGACCGACTTCATTGCCCGTTTCGGCGGCGAGGAGTTCGTCCTGCTGCTGCCTTCGACGCCCATGGCCGGCGCCCGGCAACTGCTGGAAAACCTGCGTGCGGCCATCGAAGCCTGCCCCTTCCACTTCAAGGGGGAGCGGGTGTCCATCACCCTGTCCGCCGGGCTCACCGAACGGGTTGCCGGTGAACCCGGCGACGTCGCCTTCCAGCGTGCCGACCAGGCGCTGTATCGGGCGAAGCACCAGGGCCGCAACCGCATCGAACTGGCCTTGCCGCCGGCACCGGACGGTGCGCCCGATTCTGCTGGCTTGCCGCAGCCGGGTTGA
- a CDS encoding DASH family cryptochrome — protein MRRALLWLKQDLRLDDHPALQAAALADRLLPLYVFDPGLLRPSPLGPRRLGVYRARFLLESLAALDAGLRQHGSRLLVVQGHAELVIPTLVEHLGLDEVLTLDEMAPYERATMRRVRHALGVPLTEFQGNNLLREEELPRPLDELPSVFNQFRDLMEERLHVFQPRPVPHTLPPLPSGAASLMEPLPTLSRLGLGEPLGMPTTAFPFAGGEPAALARLRDYFWETQGVLQYQQTRNGMLGSEYSSKLSPWLANGSLSPRRVAAELHRLEAQHGRSESTQQLWVDLLWREFFRWTLLRYGSALFRADGLKATARAPDNLDERYLHWCNGRTGMPLVDANMRELMMTGWMSSRGRQVVAAYLVNDLQQDWRYGAAWFEEHLLDYEPASNWGNWAYLAGVACDPDRARAFNALRQARQYDPDATYISLWLPELRGLPVEQRHTPFMLSEPQFAGLDYPRLEHIPETWKPYIPSAA, from the coding sequence ATGCGCCGCGCGTTGCTCTGGTTGAAGCAGGATCTCAGGCTCGACGACCATCCGGCGCTCCAGGCGGCGGCCCTGGCCGATCGCCTATTGCCTCTGTATGTCTTCGATCCCGGCCTGCTGCGACCTTCACCCCTGGGGCCACGGCGCCTGGGCGTGTACCGCGCGCGTTTCCTCCTGGAAAGCCTGGCAGCCCTGGACGCCGGCCTGCGCCAGCACGGCTCGCGGCTGCTGGTGGTGCAGGGGCATGCCGAGCTGGTGATCCCCACCCTGGTGGAGCATCTGGGTCTGGACGAAGTCCTGACCCTCGACGAGATGGCCCCCTACGAACGCGCAACGATGCGCCGTGTCCGCCACGCCCTGGGCGTGCCGCTGACCGAATTTCAGGGCAACAACCTGCTGCGCGAAGAAGAGCTGCCCCGACCGCTGGACGAACTGCCCTCGGTGTTCAACCAGTTCCGCGACCTGATGGAGGAGCGCCTCCACGTCTTCCAGCCGCGCCCCGTACCCCACACCCTGCCGCCACTGCCCAGCGGCGCCGCGAGCCTGATGGAGCCCCTGCCGACCCTGTCCCGCCTGGGCCTGGGCGAACCCCTCGGGATGCCGACCACCGCCTTCCCGTTCGCCGGCGGCGAGCCAGCGGCCCTGGCGCGACTGCGCGACTACTTCTGGGAAACCCAGGGCGTCCTGCAATACCAGCAGACTCGCAACGGCATGCTCGGCAGCGAGTATTCCTCCAAGCTATCGCCCTGGCTGGCCAACGGCAGCCTCTCGCCGCGCCGGGTCGCCGCTGAGCTGCACCGGCTGGAGGCGCAGCACGGCCGCAGCGAATCCACCCAGCAATTGTGGGTGGACCTGCTCTGGCGCGAGTTCTTCCGCTGGACCCTGCTGCGTTACGGCAGCGCGCTGTTCCGCGCCGACGGCCTGAAGGCCACCGCACGGGCACCGGACAATCTGGATGAACGCTACCTGCACTGGTGCAACGGACGCACCGGCATGCCCCTGGTGGACGCCAACATGCGTGAGCTGATGATGACCGGCTGGATGTCCAGCCGGGGCCGCCAGGTGGTGGCGGCCTACCTGGTCAACGACCTGCAGCAGGACTGGCGCTATGGCGCGGCCTGGTTCGAGGAGCACTTGTTGGACTACGAGCCGGCGAGCAACTGGGGCAACTGGGCCTACCTCGCCGGCGTGGCCTGCGACCCCGACCGCGCGCGCGCCTTTAACGCCCTGCGCCAGGCCCGGCAGTACGACCCGGACGCCACCTACATCAGCCTCTGGCTGCCGGAACTGCGTGGCCTGCCGGTCGAGCAGCGGCACACACCCTTCATGCTCAGCGAACCGCAGTTCGCTGGCCTGGACTACCCGCGCCTGGAGCACATTCCGGAAACCTGGAAGCCCTACATCCCGAGTGCGGCGTAA
- a CDS encoding MarC family protein has product MEILGIAVLIFLVTDPFGNIAIFIAALKGVAPERRLKVALRELLFALILLLLFLTFGDKILSGLGLSRESIAIAGGIILFIIALRLIFPRPEGVLGDLPGGEPMLVPLATPAVAGPSALAVLMTLRNTHEGALWELYIAVVLAWACTALILLQAAFLQRFLGDRGLMAVERLTGMLLIMLSIDMLLDNLQSILHLTP; this is encoded by the coding sequence ATGGAAATCCTAGGCATTGCCGTCCTGATCTTTCTGGTCACCGACCCTTTCGGCAACATCGCCATCTTCATCGCCGCCCTGAAGGGCGTCGCCCCGGAGCGGCGCCTCAAGGTGGCGCTGCGCGAGCTGCTGTTCGCACTCATCCTGCTGCTGCTGTTCCTCACCTTCGGCGACAAGATCCTCAGCGGCCTCGGCCTGTCCAGGGAATCCATCGCCATCGCCGGCGGGATCATCCTGTTCATCATCGCCCTGCGGCTGATCTTCCCGCGCCCCGAAGGCGTGCTCGGCGACCTGCCTGGTGGCGAGCCGATGCTGGTGCCCCTGGCCACTCCGGCGGTCGCCGGTCCGTCGGCGCTGGCGGTGCTGATGACCCTGCGCAATACCCACGAGGGTGCGCTCTGGGAGCTTTACATCGCGGTCGTGCTGGCCTGGGCCTGCACCGCCCTGATCCTGCTGCAGGCCGCATTCCTGCAGCGCTTCCTCGGCGACCGAGGCCTGATGGCCGTGGAACGCCTGACCGGCATGCTGCTCATCATGCTCAGCATCGACATGCTGCTCGATAACCTGCAAAGCATCCTGCACCTGACCCCATGA
- a CDS encoding N-acetylmuramoyl-L-alanine amidase codes for MKTLVLSLALLLLGGCAGGLRIDDSHRSVSQSSRVQYVVLHYTSTDTASSLRLLTRDGVSSHYLIGDHPATIYRLVDEDRRAWHAGVSEWQGRTWLNASTLGIELVNDGYRDTPAGRVYQPFSEAQIDALILLLKDIVQRHNLPLGSIIGHSDIAPQRKVDPGPLFPWKRLADAGLLPWPEAGAVAREQARFAVALPTVGWFQQQLARQGYTTPQTGVLDKETRNVIAAFQMKYRQRLYDGQPDAETAALLLVLNGMSH; via the coding sequence ATGAAAACCTTGGTTCTGAGCCTTGCCCTGCTCCTGCTCGGCGGCTGCGCCGGCGGACTGCGCATCGACGACAGCCATCGCTCGGTGAGCCAGAGCAGCCGCGTGCAATACGTGGTGCTGCATTACACCTCCACCGACACGGCCAGCTCCCTGCGCCTGCTGACCCGCGATGGCGTCAGCAGCCATTACCTGATCGGCGACCATCCGGCGACCATCTACCGTTTGGTGGACGAAGACCGCCGTGCCTGGCATGCCGGGGTCAGCGAGTGGCAGGGGCGTACCTGGCTGAACGCCAGCACCCTGGGCATCGAACTGGTCAACGACGGCTACCGCGACACCCCGGCCGGACGGGTCTACCAGCCGTTCAGCGAGGCGCAGATCGACGCCCTGATCCTGCTGCTCAAGGACATCGTCCAGCGCCACAACCTGCCCTTGGGCAGCATCATCGGCCACAGCGACATCGCCCCCCAGCGCAAGGTCGATCCGGGGCCCCTGTTCCCCTGGAAGCGCCTGGCCGATGCCGGTCTGCTGCCCTGGCCGGAAGCCGGTGCGGTGGCCCGCGAGCAGGCCCGCTTCGCCGTCGCCCTGCCCACCGTGGGCTGGTTCCAGCAGCAACTCGCCCGCCAGGGCTACACCACCCCGCAGACCGGCGTGCTGGACAAGGAAACCCGCAACGTCATCGCCGCCTTCCAGATGAAGTACCGCCAGCGTCTCTACGACGGCCAGCCGGACGCGGAAACCGCCGCGCTGCTGTTGGTGTTGAACGGGATGTCGCACTGA
- a CDS encoding KinB sensor domain-containing domain: MQLRTRLFLSISALITVALVGLLLGLVGVMQAAGSQERLINHSFTTIQISLRMHQHLGDQLVNLMSERLDLPALETSQQQFLSALEEGLDSTRDPVTQQHFQRIGTAYQSFLDVVQQPASLRWGLLDDNDFSHALDVLRTRMVELQRHSLSVAGSTEDATRDRAVLIASLLGLLGVAVLLVGYITAQSIARRFGEPIDALAKAADQVSQGDFLVTLPLSPVNELAALIRRFGLMAEALRLLKETDIDRLLAEQQRLKAVLDSIDDGLLIVDRQGRVQHANPVAQRQLSWEGPPTGQPLSRALRRPDLEEMTQRVLRGEPLEQEPEDLVIEAEGEQRLLSWRLAPVALEGGRLLGCVMVLRDVTEARAFERVRNEFVLRASHELRTPVTGMQMAFGLLHERLHFAADSRENDLLNTVDEEMQRLVRLINDLLDFSRYQSGVQALEREPCDLEELLSTLRQRYEAHASEHGIEIEIELHPPLPRVNLDRLQIERALDNLVGNAIRHSPNGGHIRLQARRHGERVLLSVADDGEGVPYSQQARIFEPFVQIGHRKGGAGLGLALCKEIVQLHGGRLGLYSRPGRGAQFYLTLPV; the protein is encoded by the coding sequence ATGCAACTGCGCACACGGCTGTTCCTGAGCATATCGGCGCTGATCACCGTGGCACTGGTGGGCCTGCTGCTGGGGCTGGTCGGCGTGATGCAGGCCGCCGGCTCCCAGGAACGCCTGATCAATCACTCGTTCACCACCATCCAGATCAGCCTGCGCATGCACCAGCACCTGGGCGACCAATTGGTCAACCTGATGAGCGAACGCCTCGACCTGCCGGCGCTGGAAACCTCCCAGCAGCAGTTTCTCTCGGCGCTGGAGGAAGGCCTGGATTCGACAAGGGACCCGGTGACCCAGCAGCACTTCCAGCGGATCGGCACCGCCTACCAGAGCTTTCTCGATGTGGTGCAGCAACCGGCCAGCCTGCGCTGGGGCCTGCTGGACGACAACGACTTCAGCCACGCCCTGGACGTGTTGCGCACCCGGATGGTGGAGCTGCAACGCCATTCGCTGTCGGTGGCGGGGAGCACGGAGGACGCCACGCGCGACCGCGCGGTGCTGATCGCCAGCCTGCTGGGCCTGCTCGGCGTCGCGGTGCTGCTGGTCGGCTACATCACCGCCCAGAGCATCGCCCGCCGCTTCGGCGAACCCATCGACGCCCTGGCCAAGGCAGCCGATCAGGTGAGCCAGGGGGACTTCCTGGTCACCCTGCCGCTGTCGCCCGTGAACGAGCTGGCCGCGCTGATCCGCCGCTTCGGCCTGATGGCCGAGGCCTTGCGGCTGCTCAAGGAAACCGACATCGACAGGCTGCTGGCCGAGCAGCAGCGCCTGAAGGCCGTGCTCGACAGCATCGACGACGGCCTGTTGATCGTGGATCGCCAGGGTCGCGTGCAGCATGCCAACCCGGTGGCCCAGCGGCAGTTGTCCTGGGAAGGGCCTCCGACCGGCCAACCGCTGTCCCGCGCGCTGCGGCGTCCAGACCTGGAAGAGATGACCCAGCGGGTACTGCGCGGCGAGCCCCTGGAGCAGGAACCCGAGGACCTGGTGATCGAGGCCGAGGGCGAGCAGCGCCTGCTGAGCTGGCGGCTGGCGCCGGTCGCCCTGGAGGGCGGACGCCTGCTGGGCTGCGTGATGGTGCTGCGCGATGTGACCGAGGCGCGTGCCTTCGAGCGGGTGCGCAACGAATTCGTGCTACGCGCCTCCCACGAACTGCGGACGCCGGTCACCGGCATGCAGATGGCCTTCGGCCTGCTCCACGAGCGCCTGCACTTCGCCGCCGACAGCCGCGAGAACGACCTGCTGAACACCGTGGACGAGGAGATGCAGCGGCTGGTGCGCCTGATCAACGACCTGCTGGATTTCTCCCGCTACCAGAGTGGCGTGCAGGCGCTGGAGCGCGAGCCCTGCGACCTGGAAGAACTGCTGTCCACCCTGCGCCAGCGCTACGAGGCCCACGCCAGCGAGCACGGCATCGAGATCGAGATCGAGCTGCACCCGCCGCTGCCGCGGGTGAACCTGGATCGCCTGCAGATCGAACGGGCGCTGGACAACCTGGTGGGCAACGCCATCCGCCACAGCCCGAACGGCGGTCACATCCGCCTGCAGGCCCGGCGCCACGGCGAACGGGTGCTGCTGAGCGTGGCGGACGATGGCGAAGGCGTACCCTACAGCCAGCAGGCACGGATCTTCGAACCCTTCGTGCAGATCGGCCACCGCAAGGGCGGTGCCGGCCTGGGCCTGGCCCTGTGCAAGGAAATCGTGCAGTTGCACGGCGGCCGCCTCGGTCTCTATTCACGGCCAGGGCGGGGCGCGCAGTTCTATCTGACCTTGCCGGTGTAG